In Fibrobacter sp. UWP2, the following are encoded in one genomic region:
- the rpoC gene encoding DNA-directed RNA polymerase subunit beta' codes for MSEEMMEIQENSGDISIHLAAPDLIRYWSYGEVTKPETINYRSFKPEKDGLFCEKIFGPVKNWECNCGKFKRVRYKGVICDRCGVEVTHSKVRRERMGHIELAIPLAHIWFVRNQPCVIGALLGINTKELEQVIYYERYVVIDKGDTDLEENSLIDEATYQDLVAEDRKFDAKMGASAIKQLLDRIDLAKLSADLRLQATSKSRTKVDEAIKRLKIVDAFRKSQMESFRSYYNNPDGSRDSGKAWLKGLAEAVAEFKADYESKHDDFVLADAFEEFRRKYPNEVRLLANQPSWMILDVLPVIPPDLRPLVPLEGGRFATSDLNELYRRVINRNNRLKKLIDIRAPNVILCNEKRMLQEAVDQLFDGGRRVARSGTSRPQKSLAELLKGKQGRFRMNLLGKRVDYSGRSVIVVGPELKMHQCGLPKRMALELYKPFIIQRLEEDGIVYTLKSAKKYVDAERPEVWDILEEIIEDHPVMLNRAPTLHRLGIQAFYPKLIEGNAIRLHPLVCTAFNADFDGDQMAVHLPLSFETQLECRVLMLSSNNILHPASGQPIAVPGQDIVLGLYYLTKPRPGRKGEGMHFFDAAEAVRAYENGVVDLNANVYLKLEAGRKIYMGALEKDCTCVREMADDNGNIEVNVKAGEKVKFLTLKDSNVIKTTVGRIIFNEFVPNELGYANETFGKKVIAKSIDDLYRRTGNRVTVDYLDDLKANGYKWATRAGSSVAIAEMVIPEEKQAMLDAATEKVNEIRSLYEDGVITDGERYNQIIDVWSKTTADVAAKQWDLLSHDRDGFNPVYMMADSGARGSRQQIMQLSGMRGLMQKPIKQLGGQEVIENPIKSCFREGLNVMEYFISSHGARKGLADTALKTADAGYLTRRLVDVGQDLVITEPDCGTTNGIEVSAFKDGDDTVIPLEERLLGRAPVEDIKHPVTGEVIVKAGELVTERDLPKISATGLEHIKMRSVLTCESRTGVCSKCYGRMLASGRPVDLGEAVGVLAAQSIGEPGTQLTLRTFHIGGASSRLTVENNKKALVDGRVELEQVETVLHEGQKVVTSRMGELVIFDNTGINKGRYQIPYGAILHVENNATVKTGDVMFEWDPYNSPIITNVAGKVKLVDLVENKTFRIEKDENTDVETWIVISEKHGSSTKQLRPAITVLDASGNKVGNSMLPDGAILTVKDGDAVSIGSTVAKLPRAAGKTRDITGGLPRVAELFEARRPKNTAVLAPMDGLIVMGNEVRGNQEVIIKMDDQEAKVLVPRGVHLAVNEGDRVRAGQKISEGSADPHDILTILGPEEVQRHLVNEIQAVYRLQGVAIADKHIECIVRQMMRKVKVKDSGDSELLPGEEISKARLRAENDKLVAQGKTPATFTPMLLGITKASLATDSFISACSFQETTKILTRASIEGQVDPLMGLKENVIMGRLIPCGTGARHLRNVQVLDADAEAEERARLQNVHAEYSEVDSGIQMLDNEIGVSDEEEAE; via the coding sequence ATGTCCGAAGAAATGATGGAAATTCAAGAAAATTCTGGCGACATTTCGATTCATCTTGCCGCTCCGGACCTGATCCGTTACTGGTCTTACGGTGAAGTCACCAAGCCGGAAACGATCAACTATCGTTCCTTCAAGCCCGAGAAGGATGGCCTTTTCTGCGAAAAGATCTTTGGACCGGTCAAGAACTGGGAATGCAATTGCGGCAAGTTCAAGCGCGTGCGCTACAAGGGCGTTATCTGTGACCGTTGCGGCGTCGAAGTGACACACTCCAAGGTGCGTCGCGAACGCATGGGCCACATTGAACTTGCGATTCCTCTCGCTCACATCTGGTTCGTCCGTAACCAGCCGTGCGTCATTGGTGCCCTCCTCGGCATCAATACCAAGGAACTGGAACAGGTCATTTACTACGAACGTTACGTGGTGATCGACAAGGGCGATACCGACCTCGAAGAGAATTCCCTCATTGACGAGGCTACCTACCAGGACCTCGTCGCCGAAGACCGTAAGTTCGACGCCAAGATGGGCGCCTCTGCCATCAAGCAGTTGCTTGACCGCATCGACTTGGCCAAGCTCTCTGCCGACCTCCGCCTGCAGGCGACTTCCAAGTCCCGCACCAAGGTCGACGAGGCCATCAAGCGTTTGAAGATTGTGGACGCTTTCCGCAAGTCCCAGATGGAAAGCTTCCGTAGCTACTACAACAATCCGGACGGTTCCCGCGATTCCGGCAAGGCTTGGCTCAAGGGCCTCGCCGAAGCTGTCGCCGAATTCAAGGCCGATTACGAGTCCAAGCACGATGACTTTGTGCTGGCCGACGCCTTTGAAGAATTCCGTCGCAAGTACCCGAACGAAGTTCGCCTGCTTGCGAATCAGCCGTCTTGGATGATTCTCGACGTGCTTCCGGTGATTCCGCCGGACCTGCGCCCGCTCGTTCCGCTCGAAGGCGGCCGCTTTGCCACGTCCGATTTGAACGAACTTTATCGTCGCGTTATTAACCGTAATAACCGTTTGAAAAAGCTCATTGACATCCGTGCCCCTAATGTGATTCTCTGCAACGAAAAGCGCATGTTGCAAGAAGCTGTCGACCAGTTGTTCGACGGCGGCCGTCGCGTGGCCCGTTCTGGCACGTCTCGTCCGCAAAAGAGCCTCGCCGAGCTCCTCAAGGGCAAGCAGGGTCGCTTCCGTATGAACCTCCTCGGTAAGCGTGTTGACTACTCCGGACGTTCCGTCATTGTGGTGGGCCCGGAACTCAAGATGCACCAGTGCGGTCTCCCGAAGCGCATGGCTCTCGAACTGTACAAGCCGTTCATTATCCAGCGCTTGGAAGAAGACGGTATTGTGTACACGCTCAAGTCCGCAAAGAAGTATGTGGACGCCGAACGTCCCGAAGTTTGGGACATTCTCGAAGAAATTATCGAAGACCATCCGGTGATGCTGAACCGTGCTCCGACGCTTCACCGCCTGGGTATTCAGGCTTTCTACCCGAAGCTCATCGAAGGTAATGCAATCCGTCTGCACCCGCTCGTCTGTACCGCTTTCAACGCGGACTTCGACGGTGACCAGATGGCTGTGCACCTTCCGCTCAGCTTCGAGACCCAGCTCGAATGCCGCGTTTTGATGCTGTCTTCCAACAACATTCTCCACCCCGCCTCTGGTCAGCCGATTGCTGTGCCGGGTCAGGACATTGTGCTTGGTCTTTACTACCTCACCAAGCCGCGTCCGGGTCGCAAGGGCGAGGGCATGCACTTCTTCGATGCTGCCGAAGCGGTTCGCGCTTACGAAAACGGCGTTGTCGACTTGAATGCGAATGTTTACCTCAAGCTCGAGGCTGGCCGCAAGATCTACATGGGCGCTCTCGAGAAGGATTGCACCTGCGTTCGCGAAATGGCTGACGATAACGGCAACATCGAAGTGAACGTCAAGGCCGGTGAAAAGGTCAAGTTCCTCACCTTGAAGGACTCGAATGTCATCAAGACGACGGTTGGCCGTATCATCTTCAACGAATTTGTTCCGAATGAACTTGGCTACGCCAACGAAACCTTCGGCAAGAAGGTCATCGCCAAGTCCATTGACGATCTCTACCGCCGTACCGGCAACCGCGTGACTGTGGATTACCTCGACGACCTCAAGGCGAACGGTTACAAGTGGGCAACGCGCGCTGGTTCTTCTGTGGCTATCGCCGAAATGGTGATCCCCGAAGAGAAGCAGGCCATGCTTGATGCCGCCACCGAAAAGGTCAACGAAATCCGCAGCCTTTACGAAGACGGTGTCATTACCGACGGTGAACGTTATAACCAGATTATTGACGTGTGGTCCAAGACTACTGCCGATGTCGCTGCCAAGCAGTGGGATTTGCTGAGTCACGACCGCGATGGTTTCAACCCTGTTTACATGATGGCCGACTCTGGCGCTCGTGGTAGCCGCCAGCAGATTATGCAGCTCTCCGGTATGCGCGGTCTGATGCAGAAACCGATTAAGCAGCTCGGTGGTCAGGAAGTTATCGAGAACCCGATTAAGTCCTGCTTCCGCGAAGGCTTGAACGTGATGGAATACTTCATCTCGTCTCACGGTGCTCGTAAGGGTCTTGCCGATACCGCTCTTAAGACGGCTGACGCTGGTTACTTGACTCGTCGTCTCGTTGACGTGGGTCAGGATCTCGTGATTACCGAGCCCGACTGCGGCACGACGAATGGTATCGAAGTTTCCGCATTCAAGGACGGTGACGACACCGTGATTCCTTTGGAAGAACGTTTGCTCGGTCGTGCTCCGGTTGAAGACATCAAGCACCCGGTGACGGGCGAAGTGATTGTGAAGGCCGGCGAACTCGTGACCGAACGCGACCTCCCGAAGATCAGTGCCACTGGTCTTGAACACATCAAGATGCGTTCTGTGCTTACTTGCGAATCCCGCACGGGCGTTTGCTCCAAGTGCTACGGCCGTATGCTGGCTTCCGGTCGCCCGGTTGACTTGGGTGAAGCCGTGGGTGTGCTCGCTGCGCAGTCCATCGGTGAACCGGGTACGCAGCTGACCCTCCGTACGTTCCACATCGGTGGTGCCTCTAGCCGTTTGACTGTTGAAAACAACAAGAAGGCTCTGGTCGATGGCCGCGTGGAACTCGAACAGGTCGAGACCGTGCTTCATGAAGGCCAGAAGGTGGTCACCAGCCGTATGGGCGAATTGGTCATCTTCGACAATACAGGCATTAACAAGGGACGTTACCAGATTCCGTACGGCGCCATTTTGCACGTCGAGAACAACGCTACCGTCAAGACCGGCGATGTGATGTTCGAATGGGATCCGTATAACAGCCCGATCATTACCAACGTGGCCGGTAAGGTCAAGCTCGTCGACCTCGTTGAAAACAAGACATTCCGTATCGAAAAGGACGAAAACACCGACGTCGAGACTTGGATTGTGATTAGCGAAAAGCACGGCAGCAGCACCAAGCAGCTCCGTCCGGCTATCACGGTGCTCGACGCTTCCGGCAACAAGGTGGGTAACTCCATGCTTCCGGATGGTGCCATCCTTACGGTCAAGGACGGCGATGCCGTTTCTATCGGTTCCACGGTGGCCAAGCTCCCGCGTGCAGCCGGTAAGACCCGCGACATTACCGGTGGTCTTCCGCGTGTGGCAGAACTCTTCGAAGCCCGTAGGCCGAAGAATACTGCCGTGCTCGCCCCGATGGACGGTCTTATCGTCATGGGCAACGAAGTCCGCGGCAACCAAGAAGTTATTATCAAGATGGACGACCAAGAAGCGAAGGTGCTGGTTCCGCGTGGCGTCCACTTGGCGGTCAACGAAGGTGACCGTGTCCGCGCTGGTCAAAAGATCAGCGAAGGCAGTGCAGACCCGCACGACATCCTGACAATCCTCGGACCTGAAGAGGTCCAGCGCCACCTGGTTAACGAAATCCAGGCTGTGTACCGCCTGCAAGGTGTGGCTATCGCAGATAAGCACATCGAATGCATCGTTCGCCAGATGATGCGTAAGGTGAAGGTAAAGGATTCCGGCGATTCTGAACTGCTCCCGGGCGAAGAAATCTCCAAGGCACGTCTCCGCGCCGAGAACGACAAGCTCGTAGCTCAGGGCAAGACGCCGGCGACCTTCACGCCGATGCTCCTTGGTATCACGAAGGCTTCCCTCGCGACAGACAGCTTCATCTCTGCCTGCTCGTTCCAGGAAACGACCAAGATCCTTACCCGCGCTTCTATCGAAGGGCAGGTGGACCCGCTCATGGGCCTCAAGGAGAACGTGATTATGGGTCGACTGATTCCGTGCGGTACCGGTGCCCGCCACCTGAGGAACGTTCAGGTGCTCGATGCCGATGCCGAGGCAGAGGAACGCGCTCGTTTGCAAAACGTACATGCAGAATATTCTGAAGTCGATAGCGGCATCCAGATGCTGGATAACGAAATCGGCGTCTCTGACGAGGAAGAAGCGGAATAA
- the rpsL gene encoding 30S ribosomal protein S12: MPTIQQLVRNGREQISNKTASVALKSCPQKRGVCTRVYTSTPKKPNSALRKIARVRLSNKMEVTAYIPGEGHNLQEHSIVLIRGGRVKDVPGVRYHIIRGALDTQAVNGRQNARSKYGVKKKGAAPAKK; the protein is encoded by the coding sequence GTGCCAACTATTCAACAGCTCGTCCGTAACGGACGTGAACAGATCAGCAACAAGACCGCTTCCGTGGCCTTGAAGTCCTGCCCGCAAAAGCGTGGCGTTTGCACCCGTGTGTACACCAGCACCCCGAAGAAGCCGAACTCCGCTCTTCGTAAGATTGCCCGTGTGCGCCTTTCCAACAAGATGGAAGTGACTGCTTACATCCCCGGCGAAGGCCACAACCTTCAGGAACACTCCATCGTGCTCATCCGCGGTGGTCGTGTGAAGGACGTTCCGGGTGTTCGTTACCACATCATTCGTGGCGCTCTCGATACTCAGGCCGTCAACGGCCGTCAGAACGCCCGTTCCAAGTATGGTGTTAAAAAGAAAGGTGCCGCTCCGGCAAAGAAGTAA
- the rpsG gene encoding 30S ribosomal protein S7: MSRRRKALHRSILPDPRYKSTLVTELVGVVLKQGKKTIAEQIVYTALEELDKKVEGKETALEKFEACLENIKPRLEVKSRRIGGANYQVPMEVAPDRAKALALRWLLDAARNRNEPNMATRLAAELVAAKAGEGNAVRKKNDTHKMAEANKAFAHFRF, encoded by the coding sequence ATGTCTAGAAGAAGAAAGGCCCTCCATCGCTCCATCCTCCCGGATCCGCGTTACAAGTCTACTCTCGTTACCGAACTCGTCGGTGTTGTCCTTAAGCAGGGCAAGAAGACCATCGCCGAACAGATCGTCTACACTGCTCTCGAAGAACTCGACAAGAAGGTCGAAGGCAAAGAAACTGCCCTCGAAAAGTTTGAAGCCTGCCTTGAAAACATCAAGCCGCGCCTCGAAGTCAAGTCCCGTCGTATTGGTGGTGCCAACTACCAGGTGCCGATGGAAGTGGCTCCGGACCGTGCCAAGGCTTTGGCTCTCCGTTGGTTGCTCGATGCTGCCCGTAACCGCAACGAACCGAACATGGCTACTCGCCTTGCCGCTGAACTCGTTGCTGCCAAGGCCGGTGAAGGCAACGCCGTCCGCAAGAAGAACGACACGCACAAGATGGCCGAAGCCAACAAGGCTTTCGCCCACTTCCGTTTCTAA
- a CDS encoding FISUMP domain-containing protein, giving the protein MGFKKRVIASRLKAVAKQSLAIVAATFLLAACGDVSSSNIGDVKELDGASQENLVCRAECEKGEIRDNRDGHIYGTVRIGEQVWLSENLVFKAHNSGCFDNDEKNCSQYGRLYTWASAMGRTEDECGVEKLCNQVEEPYRGICPEGFHIPSVAEFEQLSKYVRDCGKSGNLFLSLAHKLNASLQYNSNEYIDEFSFGAFLGGYGYRTMDDTASTLWPSYLKFMDQTIFWTIDQLGTPKPNVYAWMWYMLVDSMESKSSYDRKDEGFSIRCLKD; this is encoded by the coding sequence ATGGGATTCAAGAAGCGTGTCATTGCGAGCAGGCTGAAAGCCGTCGCGAAGCAATCTCTAGCCATCGTTGCTGCTACATTTCTGCTTGCGGCCTGTGGCGACGTTTCCAGCAGCAATATCGGTGATGTTAAAGAGCTTGATGGAGCTTCGCAAGAGAATTTGGTCTGTCGGGCGGAATGTGAAAAAGGCGAGATAAGGGATAATCGTGATGGACATATTTATGGGACGGTTCGTATAGGGGAACAGGTTTGGCTTTCAGAAAATCTTGTCTTTAAGGCTCATAACAGTGGTTGCTTTGATAATGATGAAAAAAATTGTAGCCAATATGGACGGCTATATACTTGGGCATCGGCTATGGGACGGACCGAAGATGAATGTGGTGTTGAAAAGCTTTGTAATCAAGTAGAAGAACCATATAGAGGTATTTGCCCTGAGGGTTTCCACATTCCGAGCGTTGCTGAGTTCGAACAATTGTCTAAATATGTACGCGATTGTGGTAAGTCGGGTAACCTCTTTTTGAGTTTAGCTCATAAATTAAACGCATCGTTGCAATATAATTCGAATGAGTATATAGATGAATTTTCATTCGGGGCTTTTTTAGGGGGATATGGATATCGTACTATGGACGATACGGCATCAACATTGTGGCCGTCCTATTTGAAATTTATGGACCAGACGATTTTTTGGACAATAGACCAACTAGGGACGCCCAAACCTAATGTATATGCGTGGATGTGGTACATGCTCGTCGATTCAATGGAATCTAAGTCGTCCTATGATCGCAAGGATGAAGGTTTTTCCATTAGGTGCTTGAAGGACTGA
- the eno gene encoding phosphopyruvate hydratase, which produces MASKIKSVVARQILDSRGNPSLEVDVTLENGVKGHAAVPSGASTGEREACELRDGDKKTYCGKGTLTAVKNVNTKIAKKIIGMDPAKQTEVDDAMIALDGNRMLKNTLGANAILGVSMAVCCAAANDAKMPLYQYIAKLHGTKKLTLPCPMCNVINGGAHSSAPIDFQEFMIAPVGAKTFSKGLQMVTEIFHALKSVLKNGGFDTTVGDEGGFAPGVAIKPAKNKFGYEIKDVMTLEKALAALKTATEKAGYKFGSDIKIALDVASSEFCDKNTKKGKPETYTFKKSTKKTVKSADMVKLYEKLIDKYSIFSIEDGLDEADWAGWKVMTDKLGGKINLVGDDLFVTNPTIFDEGIKAGIANAILIKVNQVGSVSETLAAIKRAQNEGYAPIVSHRSGETEDTFIADLAVGTAAGQIKTGSLSRTDRVCKYNRLLRIEEELGKAAVYAGDPRKACKAAPAAKKCGCKKACKK; this is translated from the coding sequence ATGGCTTCTAAAATTAAATCCGTTGTTGCCCGCCAGATCCTCGACTCTCGCGGCAATCCCTCTCTCGAAGTTGATGTTACCCTCGAAAACGGCGTGAAGGGTCACGCTGCTGTCCCGAGCGGTGCTTCTACCGGCGAACGCGAAGCTTGCGAACTCCGCGACGGCGACAAGAAGACCTACTGCGGCAAGGGCACGCTCACTGCTGTGAAGAACGTGAACACCAAGATCGCCAAGAAGATCATCGGCATGGACCCGGCCAAGCAGACCGAAGTCGACGACGCCATGATCGCTCTCGACGGCAACCGCATGCTCAAGAACACCCTCGGTGCAAACGCCATCCTCGGCGTTTCCATGGCTGTCTGCTGCGCCGCTGCTAACGACGCCAAGATGCCTCTCTACCAGTACATCGCCAAGCTCCATGGCACCAAGAAGCTCACGCTCCCGTGCCCGATGTGCAACGTGATCAACGGCGGTGCTCACTCCTCCGCTCCGATCGACTTCCAGGAATTCATGATCGCCCCGGTTGGCGCCAAGACGTTCTCCAAGGGCCTCCAGATGGTCACCGAAATCTTCCACGCCCTCAAGTCCGTGCTGAAGAACGGTGGCTTCGACACCACCGTCGGTGACGAAGGTGGCTTTGCTCCGGGCGTTGCTATCAAGCCCGCCAAGAACAAGTTCGGTTACGAAATCAAGGACGTGATGACCCTCGAAAAGGCTCTCGCCGCCCTCAAGACCGCTACTGAAAAGGCCGGTTACAAGTTCGGTTCCGACATCAAGATCGCTCTCGACGTTGCTTCTTCTGAATTCTGCGACAAGAACACCAAGAAGGGCAAGCCGGAAACCTACACCTTCAAGAAGAGCACCAAGAAGACTGTCAAGTCTGCCGACATGGTGAAGCTCTACGAAAAGCTCATCGACAAGTACTCCATCTTCTCCATTGAAGACGGTCTCGATGAAGCTGACTGGGCTGGCTGGAAGGTCATGACCGACAAGCTCGGTGGCAAGATCAACCTCGTGGGTGACGACCTGTTCGTTACCAACCCGACCATCTTCGACGAAGGCATCAAGGCTGGCATCGCCAACGCTATCCTCATCAAGGTGAACCAGGTGGGTTCCGTGTCCGAAACTCTCGCTGCCATCAAGCGCGCTCAGAACGAAGGCTATGCTCCGATCGTTTCTCACCGCTCTGGCGAAACCGAAGACACCTTCATTGCTGACCTCGCCGTCGGTACTGCCGCTGGCCAGATCAAGACTGGTTCTCTCTCCCGTACGGACCGCGTTTGCAAGTACAACCGCCTCCTCCGCATCGAAGAAGAACTCGGCAAGGCTGCCGTGTACGCCGGTGACCCGCGCAAGGCTTGCAAGGCCGCTCCTGCTGCCAAGAAGTGCGGCTGCAAGAAGGCTTGCAAAAAGTAA
- a CDS encoding ABC transporter substrate-binding protein, which translates to MIGLKTIAKTAVALSASAALFGCGSASDDGLAGGSLPRQETLYLSGQQNDAPATFNPLAESWMAAWPIGGRFNLVYEPLITYNSLTGEIEPLLGTLVAELSNNDSIVIDLNPAAKWSDGKPVVSDDVKFIFTNGAINTSEQISAIHVDTLYAEPAAQDSAQTAAPKQMKGERLSFIVNKAQRNNPLSVRDLLQAIRIVPAHVFAKLIEEKGSKDEVKKLLMDSEELASIEGMPASQISMLNGKYYRTPIVSGPYNLRSADPNKIILERRDDYWGNAALHDGKLPAPKYIVHPIYKNNEHNTIAMREGNLDASQSYIPRINRKTGAGVHTWLNEPPYYLPGAMPMMIINTMKEPLNDKRFRRALATAIDYNALRQFAVSNYTSQIKPGLIMPTVLEGKYIDDADCAKYGVNLGISDEAERLNTVKQMLSDAGFKSVWKDDGTLDHMENAKGEKLPTLYITSPTGWTDWEAIVTIAVEGMRKAGIDIREGFVDGGSYWPAMGLGNFDLVMHKPVADVTPSLPWSRFNEVMASRDWQPLGAWAGVNIGRYNQPGTPEFRPEVDQLLNAIPLMTDSAEIAKSYRELNKIFMEDQPSIPLVYLPEQFYEFSDRVWTNWPTAENPYAPAQLPWVASGTKTLWNLKLAK; encoded by the coding sequence ATGATTGGATTGAAAACGATTGCCAAGACCGCAGTAGCGCTTTCGGCATCGGCGGCCCTTTTTGGATGTGGAAGCGCATCTGACGATGGCCTTGCCGGCGGATCCCTTCCGCGTCAAGAAACGCTTTATTTGTCTGGGCAGCAGAATGACGCTCCTGCTACTTTTAACCCGCTGGCCGAAAGCTGGATGGCCGCTTGGCCGATTGGCGGACGTTTCAACCTGGTTTACGAACCGTTGATTACGTACAATTCCCTCACGGGCGAAATCGAGCCGTTGTTGGGAACTCTTGTTGCTGAACTTTCGAACAACGACAGCATTGTCATTGACTTGAATCCCGCTGCCAAGTGGAGCGACGGCAAGCCGGTCGTCTCCGACGACGTGAAGTTCATTTTCACGAACGGCGCCATCAACACGAGCGAACAGATTTCGGCTATCCACGTGGATACACTCTACGCCGAACCGGCAGCCCAGGACTCCGCTCAGACCGCCGCCCCGAAGCAGATGAAGGGCGAACGCCTTTCGTTCATTGTGAACAAGGCGCAGCGCAACAACCCGCTCTCGGTGCGTGACCTTTTGCAGGCCATCCGCATTGTGCCGGCCCACGTGTTTGCCAAGCTCATTGAGGAAAAGGGCTCCAAGGACGAAGTCAAGAAACTCCTGATGGATTCCGAGGAACTCGCAAGCATCGAAGGTATGCCGGCTTCCCAGATCAGCATGCTCAACGGCAAGTACTACCGTACCCCGATCGTGAGCGGTCCGTACAATCTCCGCAGCGCCGACCCGAACAAGATCATTTTGGAACGCCGCGACGACTACTGGGGCAATGCCGCCCTTCACGATGGCAAGCTCCCGGCTCCGAAGTACATTGTTCACCCGATTTACAAAAACAACGAGCACAACACCATCGCCATGCGTGAAGGCAACCTGGACGCTTCCCAGAGCTACATCCCGCGCATCAACCGCAAGACAGGCGCCGGCGTTCACACTTGGCTGAACGAACCGCCGTACTACCTGCCGGGCGCCATGCCGATGATGATCATCAACACGATGAAGGAACCGCTCAACGACAAGCGCTTCCGCCGTGCCTTGGCTACCGCCATTGACTACAACGCCCTCCGCCAGTTCGCCGTGTCGAACTACACCTCGCAGATTAAGCCGGGGCTCATTATGCCCACGGTTCTCGAAGGCAAGTACATTGACGACGCCGACTGCGCCAAGTACGGTGTGAATCTTGGCATTAGCGATGAGGCCGAACGATTGAACACGGTGAAGCAGATGCTCTCCGACGCCGGCTTCAAGTCGGTTTGGAAGGATGACGGCACTCTGGACCACATGGAAAACGCCAAGGGAGAAAAGCTCCCGACGCTCTACATTACGAGCCCGACCGGTTGGACCGACTGGGAAGCCATTGTGACCATCGCCGTCGAAGGCATGCGCAAGGCGGGCATCGACATTCGTGAAGGCTTTGTGGACGGCGGTTCCTACTGGCCGGCCATGGGCCTTGGCAACTTTGACCTCGTGATGCACAAGCCCGTCGCCGACGTGACTCCGTCTCTCCCGTGGAGCCGCTTCAACGAGGTGATGGCCAGCCGTGACTGGCAGCCGCTTGGCGCCTGGGCCGGCGTGAACATCGGCCGTTACAACCAGCCGGGCACTCCGGAATTCCGTCCGGAAGTGGACCAACTGTTGAACGCCATCCCGCTGATGACCGACTCTGCTGAAATCGCCAAGTCCTACCGTGAACTGAACAAGATCTTTATGGAAGACCAGCCGTCGATTCCGCTCGTCTACCTGCCGGAACAGTTCTACGAATTCAGCGACCGCGTTTGGACCAACTGGCCGACTGCCGAAAACCCCTACGCTCCGGCTCAGCTGCCGTGGGTGGCTTCGGGCACCAAGACCCTTTGGAATTTGAAGCTTGCTAAATAA
- a CDS encoding ABC transporter permease, translating into MLRYVLQKAFWYLLTFVCAVALNFALPRLGDNNPVDIIMGQAGKGLSPTEAQAKKAELLKSFGMAELDEQGNVIYEPEVDENGQMKTVRVAKLDENGAPVMKTVKEVNEDGSPKMVERQKVDEAGNPVFEEKPVLDAKGKPVMEKDPKTKKKVAKVEQVPVMETVQAEHQDTVMVDQAVLKTDPKLSSALSQFGSYILNVFHGDLGRSFSTSEPVTDIIKKSLPWTLLIQAPTIILGWIIGNLLGAFAAYKRGVFDKVFFPVAMFLNGVPFFVFGMLLVALFSITLGWFPAMGAYSSDIPELTFSWACIKSVGWYYILPFFSVFPILLSGQATGMRSMSIYELGTDYMKYAKWLGLKEGKIISYVFRNAMLPQLTGLAQSLGAMVGGALITEMIFSYPGLGMAMLNAIQKNDYATIQGCTLMISTCVLVANFAVDVLIAVFDPRVKAGLQMGGK; encoded by the coding sequence ATGCTACGATATGTCCTGCAGAAGGCGTTCTGGTACTTGCTGACCTTCGTCTGCGCAGTGGCACTCAACTTTGCGTTGCCGCGTCTTGGCGACAACAACCCGGTCGACATCATTATGGGTCAAGCGGGCAAGGGCCTTTCTCCGACTGAAGCCCAGGCGAAGAAGGCCGAACTCCTGAAGTCCTTCGGCATGGCCGAACTCGACGAACAGGGCAATGTGATTTATGAACCGGAAGTGGACGAGAACGGCCAGATGAAGACTGTTCGCGTCGCGAAACTCGACGAGAACGGTGCCCCGGTGATGAAGACTGTCAAGGAAGTGAACGAAGACGGCTCTCCCAAGATGGTTGAACGCCAGAAGGTCGACGAAGCCGGCAACCCGGTGTTCGAAGAAAAGCCGGTGCTCGATGCCAAGGGCAAGCCTGTGATGGAAAAAGACCCGAAGACCAAGAAGAAGGTCGCGAAGGTCGAACAGGTTCCCGTCATGGAAACAGTCCAGGCAGAACACCAAGACACCGTCATGGTGGACCAGGCTGTGCTTAAGACCGACCCGAAGCTCTCCTCTGCGCTTTCGCAGTTTGGCTCCTACATTCTTAACGTGTTCCACGGCGATCTCGGCCGCAGCTTCTCTACGAGTGAGCCTGTCACCGACATCATCAAGAAGTCCCTCCCGTGGACGCTCCTCATCCAGGCCCCGACCATCATCCTCGGCTGGATCATCGGTAACCTCCTTGGCGCCTTTGCCGCTTACAAGCGCGGCGTGTTTGACAAGGTGTTCTTCCCGGTGGCCATGTTCCTGAACGGTGTGCCGTTCTTCGTGTTCGGTATGCTTTTGGTGGCCCTTTTCTCCATCACTCTCGGCTGGTTCCCCGCCATGGGCGCCTACAGCTCCGATATTCCCGAGCTGACGTTCTCCTGGGCCTGCATCAAGAGTGTGGGCTGGTATTACATCCTCCCGTTCTTCTCGGTGTTCCCGATTCTTCTTTCGGGTCAGGCAACGGGTATGCGCTCCATGTCCATTTACGAACTCGGCACCGACTACATGAAGTACGCCAAGTGGCTCGGCCTTAAGGAAGGCAAGATCATTAGCTATGTGTTCCGCAACGCCATGCTCCCGCAGCTCACGGGTCTTGCTCAGAGCCTCGGTGCGATGGTGGGTGGTGCCCTTATTACCGAAATGATCTTCTCCTACCCGGGTCTCGGCATGGCGATGCTTAATGCCATTCAAAAGAACGACTACGCAACCATCCAGGGCTGCACCTTGATGATTTCTACTTGCGTGCTCGTTGCAAACTTTGCAGTTGACGTTTTGATTGCAGTCTTTGACCCGCGTGTCAAGGCCGGTCTCCAGATGGGAGGTAAGTAA